The Hemibagrus wyckioides isolate EC202008001 linkage group LG12, SWU_Hwy_1.0, whole genome shotgun sequence genome includes a window with the following:
- the LOC131362395 gene encoding NACHT, LRR and PYD domains-containing protein 12-like isoform X7 — protein sequence MKSNVSMDLPRNFKDADSLHADSTVPKNRSKSPEPSCVSMKSDASMDLPWNFKDAGSLHADSIVPKKRSKPSEPSCVSMKSEVSMDLPSNFRDAGSLHADSASRKALKRREIISATGHKPQSAAVNELQKKFKLNLKKKFQCLNGVMLNLGTQRLLNEIYTELYITEGDSGDVNNEHEVRQIEAASRRTTTTEETPIKCNDIFKPLSKKDKPIRTVLKKTSSEQDKPIRTVLTKGVAGIGKTVSVQKFILDWSEGKTNQDVHLIFPLPFRELNLMKDQKLSLMELLHVFFKETKKTEMSRLEKVLFIFDGLDECRFPLNFQNTERVCDVTESASVQELLINLIKGNLLPSALIWITSRPAAADQIPSECVHRVTEVRGFNDPQKEEYFRKRISDQSLANNIITHLKSLRSLYIMCHIPVFCWISATVLERMLGEAETGEIPKTLTEMYTHFLIIQTNIIRGKYSQKQESDEEMLLKLGQLAFQQLMKGNLIFYEEDLRECGIDVREAAVYSGVCTQIFREEFGLHQSKVYCFVHLTIQEHLAALYVHQTFMKKKINVLNQSQVCNTISDVHKSAVEQALKSQTGHLDLFLRFLLGFSLESNQKLLHTLITQTGSSSDSKEETVQYIKQKISKDLPPEKSINLFHCLNELGDNSLVEEIQRYLKSGKQSRLSSSQLSALVFVLLTSEQDLEEFDLNKYFSPEKITDLVLLKMMPVIAASRKAIIRCDAIQSGLLALASVLNSKSSNLKELHLTVDTLQVSGNDLRISGVNTLCAVLENPQCKVEKLRLCDCGVSDEGCAALTSALRSNPSHLRELNLSENNLGDSGVKSLSGLLENSLCKLERLGLWDCGVSDKDCTALTSALRSNPSHLRDLDLSENNLGDSGMKSLSALLENPLCKLETLRLRGCGVSDEGCAALTSALRSNPSHLRELDLFGNNLGDSGVKSLSALLENPLCKLETLRIRCDTIQEKTSVALASVLNSETSNLKELHLTVYALELSRNDLGALGVREMHLTVDTLELYGNKLGDSGVETLCAVLENPQSKVEKVRLYSCRVSDEGCAALTSALRSNPSHLRELNLSGNNLGDSGVKSLSALLENPHCKLETLRLYDCGVSVEGCAALTSALRSNPSHLRELNLDGNKIRDSGVKSLSALLENPLCKLETLRAKVENRINRLCGCGVSDEGCNALTSALRSNPSHLRDLNLSENKLGDSGVKSLSALLENPLCKLETLGCIDCDVSDEDYAALSSALTSNPSHCIYTCSKPKEWEETWLYNYKDHFLNTISTPRG from the exons ATGAAGAGTAATGTGTCTATGGATCTTCCTAGGAACTTTAAAGATGCAGACTCCTTACATGCAGACAG TACTGTACCAAAGAATAGATCAAAGTCACCAGAACCCAGCTGTGtctccatgaagagtgatgCGTCTATGGATCTTCCTTGGAACTTTAAAGATGCAGGCTCCTTACATGCAGACAG TATTGTACCAAAGAAGAGATCAAAGCCATCAGAGCCCAGCTGTGTCTCCATGAAGAGTGAGGTGTCTATGGATCTTCCTTCGAACTTTAGAGATGCAGGCTCCTTACATGCAGACAG TGCTTCAAGAAAGGCattaaagagaagagaaatcaTCTCAGCTACAGG ACACAAACCACAATCTGCTGCTGTTAATGAACTCCAGAAAAAGTTCAAATTAAATCTGAAGAAGAAGTTTCAGTGTTTAAATGGAGTGATGTTAAACCTGGGAACCCAAAGACTCctgaatgagatctacacagagctctacatcacagagggagacagtggagacgtcaataatgaacatgaggtgagacagatcgAGGCAGCATCcaggagaacaacaacaacagaggaAACACCAATCAAATGTAATGACATCTTTAAGCCTTTGTCTAAAAAAGACAAACCCATCAGAACTGTGCTGAAAAAGACCTCATCTGAACAAGACAAACCCATCAGAACTGTTCTGACAAAGGGAGTCGCTGGCAtcggaaaaacagtctctgtacagaagttcattctggactggTCTGAAGGGAAAACAAATCAGGACGTCCACCTcatatttccacttcctttcagagagctgaatttgatgaaggaccagaaactgagtctgatggagctccttcatgtcttttttaaggaaacaaaaaaaacagaaatgtccaGATTGGAAaaggttctgttcatttttgacgGATTGGACGAGTGTCGTTTTCCTCTGAATTtccagaacacagagagagtgtgtgatgtaactgaatcagcatcagtgcaggagctgctgataaacctgatcaaagggaatctgcttccctctgctctcatcTGGATCACCTCCCGACCAGCAGCAGCTGATCAAATCCCCTCTGAGTGTGTGCATCGAGTCACAGAGGTACGAGGGTTCAATGACCCACAGAaggaggagtatttcaggaagaggatcagtgatcagagcctggccaataacatcatcacacacctgaagtcattaagaagcctctacatcatgtgccacatcccagtcttctgctggatttcagccactgttctagagaggatgttgggtgaagcagagactggagagatccccaagactctgactgaaatgtacacacacttcctcatcattcagacaaacatcataAGAGGAAAATACTCACAGAAGCaggagagtgatgaagaaatGCTTCTTAAACTGGGACAACTGGCTTTTCAGCAGCTGATGAAAGGgaacctgatcttctatgaggaagacctgagagagtgtggcattgatgtgagagaagcagcagtgtactcaggtgtgtgtacgcagatcttcagagaggagtttgggctTCACCAGAGTAAAGTGTACTGCTTTGTTCATCTGACCATTCAGGAGCATCTTGCAGCTCTGTATGTGCACCAGACCTTCATGAAGAAAAAGATAAATGTTCTTAATCAGAGTCAGGTCTGTAACACAATTTCAGATGTTCACAAGTCTGCAGTAGAGCAGGCATTAAAAAGTCAAACTGGACATCTGGACCTTTTCCTTCGCTTTCTTCTGGGTTtctcactggagtccaatcaGAAACTCTTACATACCTTAataacacagacaggaagtagctcCGACAGCAAAGAGGAAACAGTTCAGTACATTAAGCAGAAGATCAGTAAAGATCTTCCtccagagaaatccatcaatctgttccactgtctgaatgaactggGTGATAATTCTCTAGTGGAGGAAATCCAACGCTACCTGAAATCTGGAAAACAAAGTAGACTCTCTTCCTCCCAGTTgtctgctctggtgtttgtgttactgacctcAGAACAGGATCTGGAAGAATTTgacctaaataaatatttcagtccAGAGAAGATAACAGATCTGGTTCTTCTGAAGATGATGCCTGTGATTGCAGCATCCAGAAAAGCAAT TATCAGGTGTGATGCAATACAAAGTGGTTTGTTGGCTCTGGCATCAGTGCTCAACTCAAAAAGCTCCAATCTGAAAGAACTGCATCTGACTGTTGATACACTTCAGGTGTCTGGGAATGATCTAAGGATCTCAGGAGTGAATACTCTCtgtgctgtactggagaatcctcagtGTAAAGTGGAGAAACTGAG gttgtgtgattgtggtgtctcagatgaaggctgtgctgctctgacttcagctctgagatcaaacccctcacacctgagagaactgaatcTATCTGAgaataatctaggagactcaggagtgaagagtctctctggtCTACTGGAGAATTCTCTCTGTAAACTGGAGAGACTggg gTTGTGGGATTGTGGTGTCTCAGATAAAGACTGtactgctctgacttcagctctgagatcaaacccctcacacctgagagacctgGATCTGTCTGAgaataatctaggagactcaggaatgaagagtctctctgctctactggagaatcctctctgtaaactggagacactgag gttgcgTGGTTGTGgtgtctcagatgaaggctgtgctgctctgacttcagctctgagatcaaacccctcacacctgagagaactggatctgtttgggaataatctaggagactcaggagtgaagagtctctctgctctactggagaatcctctctgtaaactggagacactgag gATCAGGTGTGATACAATTCAAGAAAAAACTAGTGTAGCTCTGGCATCAGTACTCAACTCAGAAACCTCCAATCTGAAAGAACTGCACCTGACTGTGTATGCACTGGAGCTGTCTAGGAATGATCTAGGAGCATTAGGAGTGAGAGAAATGCATCTGACCGTGGATACACTGGAGTTGTATGGGAATAAGCTTGGCGATTCAGGAGTGGAAACACTCTGTGCTGTATTGGAGAATCCCCAGTCTAAAGTGGAGAAAGTAAG gttgtatagttgtcgtgtctcagatgaaggctgtgctgctctgacttcagctctgagatcaaacccctcacacctgagagaactgaatcTGTCTGGgaataatctaggagactcaggagtgaagagtctctctgctctactggagaatcctcactgtaaactggagacactgag gttGTATGATTGTGGTGTTTCAgttgaaggctgtgctgctctgacttcagctctgagatcaaacccctcacacctgagagaactgaatcTGGATGGGAATAAAAtcagagactcaggagtgaagagtctctctgctctactggagaatcctctctgtaaactggagacactgag AGCTAAAGTAGAGAACAGAATCAACAG gttgtgtggttgtgGTGTCTCAGACGAAGGCTGTaatgctctgacttcagctctgagatcaaacccctcacacctgagagacctgAATCTGTCTGAGAATAaactaggagactcaggagtgaagagtctctctgctctactggagaatcctctctgtaaactggagacactag
- the LOC131362395 gene encoding NACHT, LRR and PYD domains-containing protein 12-like isoform X8 → MEAMIIVPKKRSKPSEPSCVSMKSEVSMDLPSNFRDAGSLHADSASRKALKRREIISATGHKPQSAAVNELQKKFKLNLKKKFQCLNGVMLNLGTQRLLNEIYTELYITEGDSGDVNNEHEVRQIEAASRRTTTTEETPIKCNDIFKPLSKKDKPIRTVLKKTSSEQDKPIRTVLTKGVAGIGKTVSVQKFILDWSEGKTNQDVHLIFPLPFRELNLMKDQKLSLMELLHVFFKETKKTEMSRLEKVLFIFDGLDECRFPLNFQNTERVCDVTESASVQELLINLIKGNLLPSALIWITSRPAAADQIPSECVHRVTEVRGFNDPQKEEYFRKRISDQSLANNIITHLKSLRSLYIMCHIPVFCWISATVLERMLGEAETGEIPKTLTEMYTHFLIIQTNIIRGKYSQKQESDEEMLLKLGQLAFQQLMKGNLIFYEEDLRECGIDVREAAVYSGVCTQIFREEFGLHQSKVYCFVHLTIQEHLAALYVHQTFMKKKINVLNQSQVCNTISDVHKSAVEQALKSQTGHLDLFLRFLLGFSLESNQKLLHTLITQTGSSSDSKEETVQYIKQKISKDLPPEKSINLFHCLNELGDNSLVEEIQRYLKSGKQSRLSSSQLSALVFVLLTSEQDLEEFDLNKYFSPEKITDLVLLKMMPVIAASRKAIIRCDAIQSGLLALASVLNSKSSNLKELHLTVDTLQVSGNDLRISGVNTLCAVLENPQCKVEKLRLCDCGVSDEGCAALTSALRSNPSHLRELNLSENNLGDSGVKSLSGLLENSLCKLERLGLWDCGVSDKDCTALTSALRSNPSHLRDLDLSENNLGDSGMKSLSALLENPLCKLETLRLRGCGVSDEGCAALTSALRSNPSHLRELDLFGNNLGDSGVKSLSALLENPLCKLETLRIRCDTIQEKTSVALASVLNSETSNLKELHLTVYALELSRNDLGALGVREMHLTVDTLELYGNKLGDSGVETLCAVLENPQSKVEKVRLYSCRVSDEGCAALTSALRSNPSHLRELNLSGNNLGDSGVKSLSALLENPHCKLETLRLYDCGVSVEGCAALTSALRSNPSHLRELNLDGNKIRDSGVKSLSALLENPLCKLETLRAKVENRINRLCGCGVSDEGCNALTSALRSNPSHLRDLNLSENKLGDSGVKSLSALLENPLCKLETLGCIDCDVSDEDYAALSSALTSNPSHCIYTCSKPKEWEETWLYNYKDHFLNTISTPRG, encoded by the exons ATGGAAGCAATGAT TATTGTACCAAAGAAGAGATCAAAGCCATCAGAGCCCAGCTGTGTCTCCATGAAGAGTGAGGTGTCTATGGATCTTCCTTCGAACTTTAGAGATGCAGGCTCCTTACATGCAGACAG TGCTTCAAGAAAGGCattaaagagaagagaaatcaTCTCAGCTACAGG ACACAAACCACAATCTGCTGCTGTTAATGAACTCCAGAAAAAGTTCAAATTAAATCTGAAGAAGAAGTTTCAGTGTTTAAATGGAGTGATGTTAAACCTGGGAACCCAAAGACTCctgaatgagatctacacagagctctacatcacagagggagacagtggagacgtcaataatgaacatgaggtgagacagatcgAGGCAGCATCcaggagaacaacaacaacagaggaAACACCAATCAAATGTAATGACATCTTTAAGCCTTTGTCTAAAAAAGACAAACCCATCAGAACTGTGCTGAAAAAGACCTCATCTGAACAAGACAAACCCATCAGAACTGTTCTGACAAAGGGAGTCGCTGGCAtcggaaaaacagtctctgtacagaagttcattctggactggTCTGAAGGGAAAACAAATCAGGACGTCCACCTcatatttccacttcctttcagagagctgaatttgatgaaggaccagaaactgagtctgatggagctccttcatgtcttttttaaggaaacaaaaaaaacagaaatgtccaGATTGGAAaaggttctgttcatttttgacgGATTGGACGAGTGTCGTTTTCCTCTGAATTtccagaacacagagagagtgtgtgatgtaactgaatcagcatcagtgcaggagctgctgataaacctgatcaaagggaatctgcttccctctgctctcatcTGGATCACCTCCCGACCAGCAGCAGCTGATCAAATCCCCTCTGAGTGTGTGCATCGAGTCACAGAGGTACGAGGGTTCAATGACCCACAGAaggaggagtatttcaggaagaggatcagtgatcagagcctggccaataacatcatcacacacctgaagtcattaagaagcctctacatcatgtgccacatcccagtcttctgctggatttcagccactgttctagagaggatgttgggtgaagcagagactggagagatccccaagactctgactgaaatgtacacacacttcctcatcattcagacaaacatcataAGAGGAAAATACTCACAGAAGCaggagagtgatgaagaaatGCTTCTTAAACTGGGACAACTGGCTTTTCAGCAGCTGATGAAAGGgaacctgatcttctatgaggaagacctgagagagtgtggcattgatgtgagagaagcagcagtgtactcaggtgtgtgtacgcagatcttcagagaggagtttgggctTCACCAGAGTAAAGTGTACTGCTTTGTTCATCTGACCATTCAGGAGCATCTTGCAGCTCTGTATGTGCACCAGACCTTCATGAAGAAAAAGATAAATGTTCTTAATCAGAGTCAGGTCTGTAACACAATTTCAGATGTTCACAAGTCTGCAGTAGAGCAGGCATTAAAAAGTCAAACTGGACATCTGGACCTTTTCCTTCGCTTTCTTCTGGGTTtctcactggagtccaatcaGAAACTCTTACATACCTTAataacacagacaggaagtagctcCGACAGCAAAGAGGAAACAGTTCAGTACATTAAGCAGAAGATCAGTAAAGATCTTCCtccagagaaatccatcaatctgttccactgtctgaatgaactggGTGATAATTCTCTAGTGGAGGAAATCCAACGCTACCTGAAATCTGGAAAACAAAGTAGACTCTCTTCCTCCCAGTTgtctgctctggtgtttgtgttactgacctcAGAACAGGATCTGGAAGAATTTgacctaaataaatatttcagtccAGAGAAGATAACAGATCTGGTTCTTCTGAAGATGATGCCTGTGATTGCAGCATCCAGAAAAGCAAT TATCAGGTGTGATGCAATACAAAGTGGTTTGTTGGCTCTGGCATCAGTGCTCAACTCAAAAAGCTCCAATCTGAAAGAACTGCATCTGACTGTTGATACACTTCAGGTGTCTGGGAATGATCTAAGGATCTCAGGAGTGAATACTCTCtgtgctgtactggagaatcctcagtGTAAAGTGGAGAAACTGAG gttgtgtgattgtggtgtctcagatgaaggctgtgctgctctgacttcagctctgagatcaaacccctcacacctgagagaactgaatcTATCTGAgaataatctaggagactcaggagtgaagagtctctctggtCTACTGGAGAATTCTCTCTGTAAACTGGAGAGACTggg gTTGTGGGATTGTGGTGTCTCAGATAAAGACTGtactgctctgacttcagctctgagatcaaacccctcacacctgagagacctgGATCTGTCTGAgaataatctaggagactcaggaatgaagagtctctctgctctactggagaatcctctctgtaaactggagacactgag gttgcgTGGTTGTGgtgtctcagatgaaggctgtgctgctctgacttcagctctgagatcaaacccctcacacctgagagaactggatctgtttgggaataatctaggagactcaggagtgaagagtctctctgctctactggagaatcctctctgtaaactggagacactgag gATCAGGTGTGATACAATTCAAGAAAAAACTAGTGTAGCTCTGGCATCAGTACTCAACTCAGAAACCTCCAATCTGAAAGAACTGCACCTGACTGTGTATGCACTGGAGCTGTCTAGGAATGATCTAGGAGCATTAGGAGTGAGAGAAATGCATCTGACCGTGGATACACTGGAGTTGTATGGGAATAAGCTTGGCGATTCAGGAGTGGAAACACTCTGTGCTGTATTGGAGAATCCCCAGTCTAAAGTGGAGAAAGTAAG gttgtatagttgtcgtgtctcagatgaaggctgtgctgctctgacttcagctctgagatcaaacccctcacacctgagagaactgaatcTGTCTGGgaataatctaggagactcaggagtgaagagtctctctgctctactggagaatcctcactgtaaactggagacactgag gttGTATGATTGTGGTGTTTCAgttgaaggctgtgctgctctgacttcagctctgagatcaaacccctcacacctgagagaactgaatcTGGATGGGAATAAAAtcagagactcaggagtgaagagtctctctgctctactggagaatcctctctgtaaactggagacactgag AGCTAAAGTAGAGAACAGAATCAACAG gttgtgtggttgtgGTGTCTCAGACGAAGGCTGTaatgctctgacttcagctctgagatcaaacccctcacacctgagagacctgAATCTGTCTGAGAATAaactaggagactcaggagtgaagagtctctctgctctactggagaatcctctctgtaaactggagacactag